CCCCGCGCTGCGATCCGTCGAAATTTCGATAGGCTTGAGGCCATCCGCAGGCATTTTGAGCCCCGGACGCTCTGTTTTCTGGGCGACCTCTTCCATTCGCATATCAACCGCGAATGGCAGCTGTTTTCCGATTGGGCCGGGGCGTGCACTTCCCGGATGCAACTGGTGGTCGGCAACCACGACGTTATTTCCCCCCTGCGCTACGAGGCCCTGGGCATTGAATTGTACGACTCCCTGGAAGCCGGGCCGTTTACCCTGACCCACCACCCGGAGGCAGCCGCGGGCCGGTTTAATATTGCAGGACACATCCATCCGGCGGTCCGGTTGGGTGGCGCGGGGCGGCAGACGCTTCGCCTGCCCTGCTTCCACCTGAAAACCAACCAACTGATCCTCCCGGCATTCGGGGCGTTTACCGGCACCCATGCCCTGGACCCGGAACCGGGCGACCGGTTTTTTGCCCTGACCGGGGATGCAGTGGTTCCCCTGGAGGCCGCTATTTCCGGTACCCCAACTAAAAGCAGCAAGTCATGAACAAGACCTGGTCGTACCTGAACCTTTTATCCGCGATGCTGGTCCTGGCAGTCAACGGGATATCCCAATCCGGTATGTGGCCCTATCCGGCTGTCGGGGAAATCAGCCGGAAATACGATACGCTCTTCACCCCGGCAGGATATGCCTTTGCCATCTGGGGTCTTATTTTTATCGGGTTGCTGGCCTTTGCGATCTACGGTATCTACCGGAGTTCCCGCTACGATCGGGACAACGAATTTATCGCCCGTTCCGCCCCCTGGTTTATCGGGGCAAACCTCCTGAATGCCGCCTGGGTGGTGGTCTTTACCAGGGAGTGGATCGGCATGTCCCTGCTGGTGATCGTTGGGTTGCTGGCCTGCCTGGCCGCAATCATCCGCAGGCTAAATATGGAGCGGTGGGACGCCCCGATTGGCACCATCGCCTTTGTCTGGTGGCCCATCTGTTTCTATTCCGGTTGGGTTTCGGTTGCGGTTATCGCCAATGCCGCCCTCTACCTGGAATACCTCGGGTGGGACGGCTGGGGGATCGGTCCTGTTCAATGGGCCCTGGCCCTGGTCCTGGTGGCATTTGCCCTCAACGTATTTATGGTATTGAGCCGAAACATGCGGGAATTTGCCCTGGTCGGTATCTGGGCCCTGGCTGCCATCGCCTTCCGCCACCAGGAGTCTTCCGGGCCGCTTTTTTACGTGCCCCTGGCCGGCGCCGCCCTGCTCCTGCTGCTCGTCGGGTGGCACGGCTACCGAAACCGCAGGACCAATCCGATGCGGAAGTTTCAGGAGCGCTTTACCCACGGCGATCCCGAAAAATCGTGAAACCCGCACCAAAAATTGCCCACTTGCTGGCATCCCCCTATTTTTGCACAAAATTTTGCCTTTGAATCTGGAAACGATCCGGGAAAAATTCCAACAGGCCCCTTTTTTCAGGGATCTGCAGGACGCTATTGCCCAACCCGCCGCAACGGTGTCCCTGGACGGGCTCACCGGATCTTCCCTCTCGTTTGTCGTTGCGGAAACCTTTAAAGCACAGGTCTGCCCCATGCTCGTCCTGCTGGGCGATAAGGAAGAAGCCGCCTATGTGCTGAACGACCTGGAGGAACTGCTGGGCCGGGACAATGTGCTTTTTTACCCGGGCAGCTACCGCAGACCCTACGAGATTGAGGAAACCGATAACGCCAACGTACTGTTGCGGGCGGAAGTGCTCAGCCGTATCAGTTCCCGCAAGAAGCCGGCCCTGATTGTCAGTTACCCGGATGCGCTGTTCGAGAAGGTGGTTACCCGGAAAGAACTCAGCCGCAATACGCTGAAAGTCCGGGTGGGCGACAACCTCTCCCTCGACTTTTTGAACGAAACGCTCTTTGAGTACCATTTCAAGCGGGTCGATTTTGTAACCGAGCCGGGCGAATTTTCGGTGCGGGGAGGCATCGTGGACGTATTCTCCTTCTCCCATGACGAACCCTACCGCCTGGAATTCTTCGGGGACGAAATCGACAGCATCCGGAGCTTTGACGTGGAAACCCAGTTATCGACGGACAAACACAAGAAGATTACCCTGGTACCCAATGTTGCCGACAAGATACTGCACGAGGCCCGGGAGAGTTTCCTCAAATACATATCGGACCGGACCCTGCTGTTTATCAAGCAGCCCGAACTTTGTTTTGCCCAGCTGGACAAGCTTTTTAAGAAAGCCGGGGAAGCCTTTACAAAACTGGAGGGCGAACTGGCCCATGCCGAACCGGGAGCGCTCTTCCTGGACGGGCGGTCGTTTCGGGAGGAGCTCGGCGGGTTCCGCACGGTGGCCCTGGACGGGAAATCCGGCGAAACCGGAACGGCCGGTACAGCGCTTCGCGTCCGGGTCATGCCCCAACCCGCCTTTAATAAGCAATTTGAACTGCTTCGGGACACCCTGGCGGAAAACGCAGAAAAGGGAATGCAGAACTTCCTGTTCTGCTCCTCCCAACAACAGGCCAACCGCTTCCGGGATATCTTTGAAGAGATCGGCCGGGATGTCCCCTATTCCACCATTGTCCGGCCGCTTTACCGGGGTTTCCAGTCCGAGGAACTCGGCCTCAGCTGCTACACGGACCACCAGTTGTTTGAGCGCTACCACCGCTTCCACTTGCGCAACGGGTACGCCAAGAAGCAGGCAATTACCCTGAAGGAACTCAACAAACTCGAAATCGGCGATTACGTCACCCACATCGACCACGGGATCGGCAAATTCGGAGGGCTGCAGAAAATCGATGTGGAAGGCCGGCAGCAGGAGGCCATCAAACTGATCTACGGCGACCGGGACATCCTCTATGTCAGCATCCACTCCCTGCATAAAATCGCCAAATACAACGGCAAGGACGGGACCGTGCCGAAGATCTACAAACTCGGGTCGGCTGCCTGGAAGAAACTCAAGGCGAAAACCAAGTCGCGCGTCAAGAAAATCGCCTTCGACCTCATCCAGGTCTATGCGAAGCGACGGATGAAAAAAGGATTCAGCCACGCCCCCGACAGCTATCTCCAGCACGAACTGGAGGCCTCTTTTGTCTATGAGGACACCCCGGACCAGAGTACCGCCACCGAAGCCGTGAAGGCAGATATGGAAAGTGAACGCCCCATGGACCGGCTGATTTGCGGGGATGTGGGATTCGGAAAAACCGAGGTGGCCATCCGGGCCGCCTTCAAGGCGGTGGATAACGGGAAGCAGGTGGCCGTCCTGGTGCCGACGACCATCCTGGCCTTCCAGCACTTCCGCACCTTCGGGGAACGGCTCGCCGAGATGCCGGTAACCGTCGATTACCTCAACCGGTTCCGAAGTGCAAAGGAGCGGCGCACGCTGTTGGAGAACCTGAAATCCGGGAAACTCGATATCGTGATTGGCACGCATCAACTGGTGGGCAAACAGGTGGAATTCAAGGACCTGGGCTTATTGATTGTGGACGAGGAACAAAAATTCGGCGTCTCGGTCAAGGACAAACTCAAGAGCCTGAAGGAACATATCGACGTGCTGACCCTTACGGCAACCCCCATCCCGCGCACGCTTCAGTTCAGCCTGATGGCCGCCCGCGACCTTTCCGTCATCAACACGCCGCCCCCAAACCGCTACCCGATCGAAAGCCGGGTGGTCCGATTTGGCGAGGAGGTAATCCGCGATGCCATCCGATATGAGATCCAGCGCGGCGGGCAGGTCTTTTTTGTCCATAACCGGATCGAGAATATTGCAGAAGTGGCCGGGCTCATCCAGCGCCTGGTCCCGGATGCCCGCGTCGGCATCGGCCACGGCCAGATGGAGGGGAAAAAGCTGGAGAAGCTCATGCTCGATTTTATGAACGGCGAATTCGACGTACTGGTTTCCACGACGATCATCGAGAGCGGCCTGGACGTAACCAATGCGAATACGATACTGATCAATAACGCGAATAATTTCGGCCTGAGCGACCTGCACCAGATGCGCGGCCGGGTGGGGCGGAGCAACAAAAAGGCCTTTTGCTATTTTATCACGCCCCCCTACCACGTGATGACAGCGGAGGCGCGCAAGCGAATGGAAGCCCTGGAGCAATATACCGAGCTGGGCAGCGGCTTCAACATCGCGATGAAAGACCTTGAAATCCGCGGGGCGGGCGATTTGCTGGGAGGCGAACAGAGCGGGTTTATCAATGAAATCGGCTTTGAGACCTACCAGAAAATCCTGGCCGAAGCCATTGACGAACTCAAGGATAACGAATTCAAGGACCTCTACCGGGAAACGGAAGGCCCCCGGCAGCAATACGTCCGGGACTGCCAGATCGACACGGATTTTGAGCTCCTCTTCCCGGACGATTACATCAATAGCGTTTCGGAACGGCTCAGCCTGTATACCGAATTGAACGATACGGACAATGAGGAGGATCTGGCCGCATTCCGGAGGAAACTGGAAGACCGTTTTGGCCCGCTGCCGGAACCCGCGTCCGACCTGCTGGAATCCGTCCGGCTGAAGTGGATGGCGACCGCCCTGGGGCTGGAAAAAATCGTGATGAAAAAAGGGAAACTGATTGGTTACTTCATCGCCGACCAACAATCGGAATTCTACCAAAGCGCCGTCTTCAAACGGATGCTGCAATACGTGCAATCCCACCCCGGGAGTGGCCGCCTGAAAGAAAAGCAAACCCGCAACGGGCTGCGGCTGCTGCTGGTTTTTGAACGGGTGACCTCCATCGGGAAAGCCCTTGGGGCCCTGGAACCCATTGCCGGTTCGCGCGTACCCCAGGCCTGATTTGCCGCCCGCGCCAATTCCCGTGATGAATGGTTATCTTTAGGTCTGTGAACGCACGCATCTAAACCGAATTCCATCAACCGAAAACAGATACGGATTACCCTATGAAACGACTCTTCCTTCTCCTCGTCCTCTGCCTGCTCGCCCTTCCCGCCCACAGCAGCGAACCCATCGACTCCGTTTACCTCCGCCAGCACTACGACCTGGCCGAATACCACATCCCCATGCGGGATGGGGTGGAACTGTTTACGGTGGTCTACACGCCGAAAGACCAAAGCCGGACCTATCCGATCCTGCTTAACCGCACCTGTTATAACGCCTCGAATTACTCCAATTACCAGGTGAACCGCTACCCTTCGGATTACCTGGTCCGGGACGGGTATATCCTGGCCTACCAGGATGTGCGGGGCCGGTACATGAGCGACGGCACCTTCGACAATATGACCCCGAATATCCCGGGAAACGACCCGGACGACCCGACTGCCATCGACGAAAGTTCGGATACCTACGACACCATTGAATGGCTGATAAACAACATCGGCAACAACAACGGACGCGTGGGCATGTACGGGGTGTCCTATCCGGGTTTTTACACGGCTGCCGCCCTCCCGGATGCCCACCCGGCCCTGAAAGCTTCCTCCCCTCAGGCGCCGATCTCGGATTTCTGGTTCGACGATTTCCACCACCAGGGGGCCTACCTCCAAAGCTATACGGCGGCCTTTGCCGTGTTCGGATACCAGAAGGAAGAACGGACCCGGGAACCCTGGTACCGGGACAAGATCATGCGTTTTTACGGGGAGCCGGCCAGCGACGGGTACGATTTTTACCTGCGAAAAGGCCCGTTAAAAAATATCACCGAACAATTCCACCACGATAATTTCTTCTGGGAACAAATCGTGGAACACCCGAATTACGACGACTTCTGGCAAAAACGGAATATCCTGCCCCACCTGCGCGGGATCGACCATGCGGTGATGACCGTCGGGGGGTGGTTCGACGCCGAGGACCTGTACGGGCCGCTGAATATCTACAAAACCATCGAGGCCCACAACCCGCAAGCGAAGAACACCCTGGTGATGGGACCCTGGGACCACGGGGGCTGGACGCGGGAGCGCGGGCAGACCACCCATAACCACATCTATTTCGGCGACAGCATTTCCACGCACTATCAAAAGGAAATCGAACGGCAATTCTTCAACTACCACCTCAAGGACGAGGGCACCCTGACCCTCCCCGAGGCCTATATGTTCGATACGGGCACCAAGCAGTGGAGGAGCTTTGATCAGTGGCCCCCGAAAGACGTGGCGCCGCTCTCCCTGTATTTCGGGGAAAACGGGACGCTTTCCCTGGACAGCCCAACGGACCCCGATGCCGTGTTCTCCTATACCAGCGACCCGGACAAGCCGGTTCCGTATACCTCCCAGACCGAGGGGCTCACCTTTACGCCCCGCCGGTTCATGAGCGACGACCAGCGGTTTGCCTCCCGCAGGCCCGATGTGCTCACCTTTGAGACTGAGCCCCTGGAGGACCCGCGGACCATCGCCGGGGAAATCCTGGCCAAACTACAGGTATCCATGACGGGCAGCGATGCGGATTTTGTGGTGAAACTCATCGACGTGTATCCCCAGGACCACGAAAACTACGAGCACAACCCGGGAAACATCGTCATGGGCGGGTACCAGCAACTCGTTCGTTCCGAGGTATTCCGCGGCAGGTTCCGCAACAGTTTTGAACACCCGGAGCCCTTTGTGCCCGGGGAGGTATCCGAGGTAAATTTCCGGTTGCAGGATGTGCTGCACACCTTTAAGGAGGGCCACCGGATCATGATACAGATTCACAGTACCTGGTTTCCCTATATCGACCGGAACCCACAGAAATATGTGGACAACATCTACAAGGCCGACGAGGAGGATTTTATCAAATCCACCATCAGCGTCCACGGGAGCTCGGTGATTGAAGCGGGCGGCAAGGTGGGCGAAGCCGGCCCGGTGGAAGTCCGTTTCGAATCGTTTATACGCGATTAAATCGCGACCCGGGACCGACCGGGATTAGGCTACTGCCCTGAACCGAATGGGCTTCCCGGGGCCACGGCCAGGGGAAATTATTATGCCCCGTGAAAATTTAAAGGGATTTCAGGTCTTTGATGACCGTAAACGCATTGTCTACCTGATCCTCGTCCACGAGGATGGTAAATTCATTCGTGGTGGAGATCACCTCGTAGAGTACGATGCCCTCCCAGGCCAGGCGCTGGAAAATAAAGTAATAGATACCGGGGACCGAAACATTCTCCGCAGGCAGTTTTACGGTGATGGACGAGAGGTTTTCGGCCTTTTGAGTTTGCCGCTCGGCGCTGAAAACATCTTCCACTACGTCGTCCAGGCTGTTGCTGACCACGATGTTTAATTCATTGACCCCCCGGGACGAGGTATAGAAAACATCCTTGTTCTTGTTAACCACCTCCAGCAGGCGCCCCTGGTTGCGGAGGATCGTATCCGAAATCAGGAAGGTAAAATCGGTCAGGGAGGACCTGACAGTTATTTCCCCGATATTCTTCAGCACTTTGACAATCCGGTGGGTGGCCCGGAACTCCAGGTCGTCGGAGAGTCTTTTCAGGGCCATCACAATGGCCCCGTTTCGCACTTCCTTGCCCAACTGGGCTTCGATCTCGGGGCGAACCTGGCGGGAAAGCGAAGTCAGGTTGATGATGCCCTGGGCCAGCGCGGTCTGCAGGAAGGGTTTCTTTTTGATGTAGTGCTCGACGACGGAGGAAATCGTTTTCATGTCAGTCTGCTTAATTCGTTGATTACTGGTTGATTGGTTACTTATCAGGAACAAACATAACAATTTGTTACAAAACAAACAACTATTGAAAAAAGTAAAATGCATCTTCCAGATGGACCAGCCGATACCCCTCGCGCAAACGGATTACCTGGATAATGTCGAACCGGACTTCCGCCCGTAGGCCGTTACTGCGGACATAATGGTCGGCAGCCCGCACGAGCCGGGCTATTTTTGACCTGGGGATGCTTCGGGAAAGCGCCTCGTAAAATGCCCGGGTACGGGTTTTCACTTCGATGACCACCAGGACCCCTTCCCTGAAGGCCAATACGTCAATTTCAGCCCGTCGGTACCGGTAATTCCGGCACAGGATCCGGTAACCCGACGCGAGCAGATAGCGGACGGCATAGTCCTCCCCTTCCCGGCCGATGTCGCAGGTGGTCTCCTCTGGCATGTTCTGGTTGGGTTTCAATAAACGTACAACCCGCGGATTGTGAATATTTTGTGCATTTCATCGAAAAAATATGCCGTTTACCGCAATTCTCAAGCATTCCCCTTACTTTGAGACCGCAATACAACGAAAATAGTTTCTATGCGATACTAAGCAGATTGTAAGCGCGTTAAGAATTTGCCCCCTAAACACATGAACGTTCTTAAAGCCTACAACTACTATGGAATACTTCGTGAACTGCAATACGGCCCCCCTTACGCCGTATGCACCCCCCCTGGACAAAACCCGGGTGGAACACCTGTTTAGACGGGCCGGCTTCAGCGCTTCGGTGCAGACAGTGGACCAATCGGTGGGCCAGACTGCCGGGACGCTGGTGGACAGCCTGGTTAACGACGCCCTGGCCCTCCCGCCACTACCGGCTCCTGCCTGGCAGGATTGGAACCGGGCCAACTACCCGGCCGACGACGATGCGGCCGGACCCATCATCCGCAGCCAGCGGGATTCCTGGCGCCTGGATTACACCCAGGCCCTGTTGGACAATAACCTGAGGGACCGGATGAGTTTCTTCTGGAGCAACCACTTTGTTACGGAGCTCGAGATTTACGAGAGTCCTTCGTACCTGTATTACTATACGGATTGCCTGCAGCGTAATGCCCTGGGCAATTTCAAGACATTCGTCAGCGAAATAGGCTTAACCTACGCCATGCTGTATTACCTGGACGGGGTTTACAACAACGGGGACAACCCGAACGAAAACTACGCCCGGGAGCTGTACGAACTTTTCACCCTGGGAGAGGGCAACGGCTACACGGAACAGGATATTATCGAAACCGCACGGGCCCTGAGTGGGTATACCGAACGGGGCGAGGAGCGCTGGGACCCGGTGATTTTTGACATCACTACCTTTGACCCGGGGGTAAAGACCATCCTCGGCCAATCCGGGACCTGGGGGTACGACGACGTCATCGATATCCTCTTTGAGCAGCGGCCCAACGAAATTGCCACATTCATCTGCCGGAAAATCTACGAGTTCCTGGTTCACCCGGATTCCAATGATGCCACCGGAAATGCAGAGGCCATCATTTCCGGGATGGCCACTACGTTTATCTCCAACAATTTTGAACTGGCCCCGGTTGTTTCCCAACTGCTGAAAAGCCAGCATTTCTTTGACGACAACGCCATTGGCGTAATTATCAAGAGCCCGTTTGATTACTATCTCAATTTTATCAACGAAACGGGTTTTGGCTACGACGACACAAACCTGTCCTTTGCACTGGAGTCCTCCCGCCTTATCGGGCAGGAGCTTTTTGAACCGGTGGACGTAGCCGGTTGGCAACGCGACCGCCAGTGGATCAACACGAATTTCATTATCGGCCGCTGGCTGACCATCGAAGTGATGATCCAGGGTTTCTTCCAGGCCAACCAGGAACAATTCCGGACCCTGGCCATGGATGCCGTGGGCCCGGCAGACAGCAATACGAGCAACCCGGAAACCGTCGTGCGCGCCCTGGTAGACAAGTTCCTCCCCAAAGGACTCCTGACACCCCAGGATTTTGAGAACGCCATGGACGTCTTTAAGATCGACGATGTCCCTGAAAACTACTACGGGTCCGATAACATCCCCGGGGGCCTCGGCCTCTGGATGCTCGCGGTCAGCCCCGAAGTCCCACAGCAGGTTTTCCTGCTGCTGATGTACCTCTCACGGCAACCCGAATTTCAACTCAAATAACCTACGACTATGTGCAATAATCATATACCGCTTCCCAAAGACCCCCAGAGTGCCCACGACAAGGAGCACATTGTCTGGAGCCGCCGCTCATTTTTACAGGCATTAGGCATTGCCGGGTCAGGGTCCATGATGCTTGGCAGCAACATGCTCAGCGCATCGGCCCCATCCCCACTGACTGCGGCAATCGCCAATGCCCCGGGCGACGGAATCCTCATCCTGATCCGCCTCTCCGGCGGGAATGACGGCCTGAGCACGGTAATCCCCATTGAACAGTACGACACCTATGCAAATGCGCGGCCAAACATCTATATCCCGGAAAGCAAGGTCCTGAAACTGACCGACGAATTCGGGGTGCCTTCCTATATGCAAGCCCTGGAGGAAATGTGGGGCGAGGGGTCTTTCAAGGCCGTCCACGGAGTCGGTTATGAAAACCAGAGCCTCTCCCACTTTACCGGTTCGGATATCTATGCGAACACAGACCTGACAACCACCGGGTTTTCCGGGTTGGATACCGGTTGGATGGGGCGCTACTTTGAAAACATCTACCCGGATTACCTGATCAACCCGCCGGCAGCCCCGGCCGCCATCCAGATCGGGCAGTACGGCAATCTGGTTTTCCAGGGGGAAGAGACGAATTACGCCTTTGTCGCCTCGAACATCAACCAGCTGGAGGAAATTGCCGAAACCGGCGTACAGTACAGCCTGGATGCCGCCCTGTTTGACAATTGCATGTACGGCGACCAGCTCCGGTTCCTGCGCGGGGTGGCCAACACCACCTACGAATATTCCGGGCTGATCCACGAAGCCTATATGCGCGGCCAGAACCAGGTGGAATACCAGGACAACGGCTTTGCCCGGCAGCTGGCCCTTTTGGCCCGCCTGATCAAGGGGAACCTGGGTACCCGGGTCTACATGATCTCCATGGGCGGTTTTGATACCCACGGGAACCAGCCCCTGATCCACGAACGCCTGATGACCAACCTGTCGGTAGCCGTCAAGGACTTCTATGAGGACCTGACCTTTACCGAGCAGGACGACAAGGTGCTCAGCATGACTTTCTCTGAGTTTGGCCGCCGGATCTACGAAAACGGGTCCAACGGCACCGACCACGGGAAGGCTGCCCCCACCTTATTCTTTGGTGCCGGCCTGAACGGCAGCGCCTTTGTGGGCGACCACCCCTCCCTGGACGACCCGAACAGCCGGGGGAACCTGGAGTACACCATGGATTTCCGCGACCTGTACGCCACGGTCCTGGCCGAATGGCTGTGCGTGGATATCCCGCTGGTGGAGCAACACCTGCTGGGGCATGCCTACAACCCGGTGAACCTCGGGTTCAATTGTTCCGGGGTGGACTTCGACGATATCGCTTACAGCGACCAACCCCCTACACCCCCGACGCCCGGGGACGGCACCCCGGGAGACGAACCTACGCCTGAAGAGATCGAAGCCATCGTCCACAAGCCCTATTACCCGACGGAATCCAACCCGCACATCCACGTGGAGATGCCCTTCAGCGCCCATATCGATATCTCGCTCTACAACATACTCGGGCAGAAAATCGCAACCCTCTTCAACGAAATGGTCTTTGAGGGCAGCCTGGAGATCAACGTCCGCGACCGGGTGCCGCGCCACCTGGCAACCGGCAAGTACATCTACCGGATCGGCGTACAGGACCGCCACCTGGCCAAATCGATCATGGTGGCCTGATCCCCCGCCCGCGGCAAGATTAATGCCCCCGGACACTGGACGCCCCGGATATTCATATCTGTCCAGTGTCACGGGGGCTTTTCTTTTGATGACGGGTTTGCCGGCACCGGTTTAATTTGGTTATTTTTGTGGCTTAACCAAACGCCTATGTCCGACGCGAAAGGCTCCTTTGAGAGGACCACGATTACCGCCGCCCTCCCCTATACGAATGGCCCGATCCACATTGGCCACCTGGCCGGGGTCTACGTCCCGGCAGACATATACAGCCGGTACCTGAGGCTCCGTGGCGAAGAAGTACTGTTTGTCTGCGGCAGCGACGAACACGGGGTGGCGATCCCGATGAAAGCCGGTAGGGAAGGCATTTCCCCCAAAGAGCTCATCGACAAATACG
This genomic window from Robiginitalea biformata HTCC2501 contains:
- the pdeM gene encoding ligase-associated DNA damage response endonuclease PdeM, with translation MTHSLELAGESVVFHPWGGLFWPAASTLLLSDLHLGKVMHFRKHGAAVPRAAIRRNFDRLEAIRRHFEPRTLCFLGDLFHSHINREWQLFSDWAGACTSRMQLVVGNHDVISPLRYEALGIELYDSLEAGPFTLTHHPEAAAGRFNIAGHIHPAVRLGGAGRQTLRLPCFHLKTNQLILPAFGAFTGTHALDPEPGDRFFALTGDAVVPLEAAISGTPTKSSKS
- a CDS encoding TspO/MBR family protein; protein product: MNKTWSYLNLLSAMLVLAVNGISQSGMWPYPAVGEISRKYDTLFTPAGYAFAIWGLIFIGLLAFAIYGIYRSSRYDRDNEFIARSAPWFIGANLLNAAWVVVFTREWIGMSLLVIVGLLACLAAIIRRLNMERWDAPIGTIAFVWWPICFYSGWVSVAVIANAALYLEYLGWDGWGIGPVQWALALVLVAFALNVFMVLSRNMREFALVGIWALAAIAFRHQESSGPLFYVPLAGAALLLLLVGWHGYRNRRTNPMRKFQERFTHGDPEKS
- the mfd gene encoding transcription-repair coupling factor yields the protein MNLETIREKFQQAPFFRDLQDAIAQPAATVSLDGLTGSSLSFVVAETFKAQVCPMLVLLGDKEEAAYVLNDLEELLGRDNVLFYPGSYRRPYEIEETDNANVLLRAEVLSRISSRKKPALIVSYPDALFEKVVTRKELSRNTLKVRVGDNLSLDFLNETLFEYHFKRVDFVTEPGEFSVRGGIVDVFSFSHDEPYRLEFFGDEIDSIRSFDVETQLSTDKHKKITLVPNVADKILHEARESFLKYISDRTLLFIKQPELCFAQLDKLFKKAGEAFTKLEGELAHAEPGALFLDGRSFREELGGFRTVALDGKSGETGTAGTALRVRVMPQPAFNKQFELLRDTLAENAEKGMQNFLFCSSQQQANRFRDIFEEIGRDVPYSTIVRPLYRGFQSEELGLSCYTDHQLFERYHRFHLRNGYAKKQAITLKELNKLEIGDYVTHIDHGIGKFGGLQKIDVEGRQQEAIKLIYGDRDILYVSIHSLHKIAKYNGKDGTVPKIYKLGSAAWKKLKAKTKSRVKKIAFDLIQVYAKRRMKKGFSHAPDSYLQHELEASFVYEDTPDQSTATEAVKADMESERPMDRLICGDVGFGKTEVAIRAAFKAVDNGKQVAVLVPTTILAFQHFRTFGERLAEMPVTVDYLNRFRSAKERRTLLENLKSGKLDIVIGTHQLVGKQVEFKDLGLLIVDEEQKFGVSVKDKLKSLKEHIDVLTLTATPIPRTLQFSLMAARDLSVINTPPPNRYPIESRVVRFGEEVIRDAIRYEIQRGGQVFFVHNRIENIAEVAGLIQRLVPDARVGIGHGQMEGKKLEKLMLDFMNGEFDVLVSTTIIESGLDVTNANTILINNANNFGLSDLHQMRGRVGRSNKKAFCYFITPPYHVMTAEARKRMEALEQYTELGSGFNIAMKDLEIRGAGDLLGGEQSGFINEIGFETYQKILAEAIDELKDNEFKDLYRETEGPRQQYVRDCQIDTDFELLFPDDYINSVSERLSLYTELNDTDNEEDLAAFRRKLEDRFGPLPEPASDLLESVRLKWMATALGLEKIVMKKGKLIGYFIADQQSEFYQSAVFKRMLQYVQSHPGSGRLKEKQTRNGLRLLLVFERVTSIGKALGALEPIAGSRVPQA
- a CDS encoding CocE/NonD family hydrolase, whose protein sequence is MKRLFLLLVLCLLALPAHSSEPIDSVYLRQHYDLAEYHIPMRDGVELFTVVYTPKDQSRTYPILLNRTCYNASNYSNYQVNRYPSDYLVRDGYILAYQDVRGRYMSDGTFDNMTPNIPGNDPDDPTAIDESSDTYDTIEWLINNIGNNNGRVGMYGVSYPGFYTAAALPDAHPALKASSPQAPISDFWFDDFHHQGAYLQSYTAAFAVFGYQKEERTREPWYRDKIMRFYGEPASDGYDFYLRKGPLKNITEQFHHDNFFWEQIVEHPNYDDFWQKRNILPHLRGIDHAVMTVGGWFDAEDLYGPLNIYKTIEAHNPQAKNTLVMGPWDHGGWTRERGQTTHNHIYFGDSISTHYQKEIERQFFNYHLKDEGTLTLPEAYMFDTGTKQWRSFDQWPPKDVAPLSLYFGENGTLSLDSPTDPDAVFSYTSDPDKPVPYTSQTEGLTFTPRRFMSDDQRFASRRPDVLTFETEPLEDPRTIAGEILAKLQVSMTGSDADFVVKLIDVYPQDHENYEHNPGNIVMGGYQQLVRSEVFRGRFRNSFEHPEPFVPGEVSEVNFRLQDVLHTFKEGHRIMIQIHSTWFPYIDRNPQKYVDNIYKADEEDFIKSTISVHGSSVIEAGGKVGEAGPVEVRFESFIRD
- a CDS encoding YraN family protein; this encodes MPEETTCDIGREGEDYAVRYLLASGYRILCRNYRYRRAEIDVLAFREGVLVVIEVKTRTRAFYEALSRSIPRSKIARLVRAADHYVRSNGLRAEVRFDIIQVIRLREGYRLVHLEDAFYFFQ
- a CDS encoding DUF1800 domain-containing protein; its protein translation is MEYFVNCNTAPLTPYAPPLDKTRVEHLFRRAGFSASVQTVDQSVGQTAGTLVDSLVNDALALPPLPAPAWQDWNRANYPADDDAAGPIIRSQRDSWRLDYTQALLDNNLRDRMSFFWSNHFVTELEIYESPSYLYYYTDCLQRNALGNFKTFVSEIGLTYAMLYYLDGVYNNGDNPNENYARELYELFTLGEGNGYTEQDIIETARALSGYTERGEERWDPVIFDITTFDPGVKTILGQSGTWGYDDVIDILFEQRPNEIATFICRKIYEFLVHPDSNDATGNAEAIISGMATTFISNNFELAPVVSQLLKSQHFFDDNAIGVIIKSPFDYYLNFINETGFGYDDTNLSFALESSRLIGQELFEPVDVAGWQRDRQWINTNFIIGRWLTIEVMIQGFFQANQEQFRTLAMDAVGPADSNTSNPETVVRALVDKFLPKGLLTPQDFENAMDVFKIDDVPENYYGSDNIPGGLGLWMLAVSPEVPQQVFLLLMYLSRQPEFQLK
- a CDS encoding DUF1501 domain-containing protein, with the protein product MCNNHIPLPKDPQSAHDKEHIVWSRRSFLQALGIAGSGSMMLGSNMLSASAPSPLTAAIANAPGDGILILIRLSGGNDGLSTVIPIEQYDTYANARPNIYIPESKVLKLTDEFGVPSYMQALEEMWGEGSFKAVHGVGYENQSLSHFTGSDIYANTDLTTTGFSGLDTGWMGRYFENIYPDYLINPPAAPAAIQIGQYGNLVFQGEETNYAFVASNINQLEEIAETGVQYSLDAALFDNCMYGDQLRFLRGVANTTYEYSGLIHEAYMRGQNQVEYQDNGFARQLALLARLIKGNLGTRVYMISMGGFDTHGNQPLIHERLMTNLSVAVKDFYEDLTFTEQDDKVLSMTFSEFGRRIYENGSNGTDHGKAAPTLFFGAGLNGSAFVGDHPSLDDPNSRGNLEYTMDFRDLYATVLAEWLCVDIPLVEQHLLGHAYNPVNLGFNCSGVDFDDIAYSDQPPTPPTPGDGTPGDEPTPEEIEAIVHKPYYPTESNPHIHVEMPFSAHIDISLYNILGQKIATLFNEMVFEGSLEINVRDRVPRHLATGKYIYRIGVQDRHLAKSIMVA